The sequence GAGCTGGATTTGACGGTGTACTATCTTGATCCGAAAGGGCAGCCGCACCTTCTGGACGTGATCGGGGCCGACAAGGAAGGGCGGGCCACGTTCGGCCGTTGCTGGCCGGTGCTCGTTTCGAGCGCCCACGACGGCCCGCAGGCCAGGCCGCTCAAGCCGGGCGAGACGCGTGCGTTCGCGGTGGAGTTCCCGCAGAGCTCCGATCCCGAGGACTACGTGGCCTACGACAAGTTCGGCGCGCGGGTCGGCGGCCTGCGGTTCTCGCCCGCCCCGTAAGGGGGCAAGGAGGTGCGTTCATGCGGGGCGCGGCGCTCGCCGTCCTGGCGCTGGCGGGGATCGCCCGGGCGCAGGACTGGCCGGCTTGGCGCGGACCCAAGGGGGACGGGACCTCCGCCGAAACCGGCTTTCCTCTTCGCTGGAGCGCGACCGAGGGGGTTCTCTGGAAGGTCCCGGTGCCGGGCTGGGGCCATTCCTCGCCCGTGCTGGCCGGGGACCGCCTGTTTCTGACGACGTACGTCGAGAGCACCGACGAGCGCAAGCTGCTTTGCCTGGATGCGCGGAACGGACGTCTCCTCTGGGAGCGGACGGTCCTCGTGGCCCCCAAGGAGCGCAAGCATCGCCTCAACAGTTACGCCAGTTCCACGCCCGCGACCGACGGCCGGTACATCTTCACGGCGTTCCTGGACCGGACGGATTTCGCGGTCTTCTGTTACGACCTGGAGGGGAACCTCGTCTGGAAGCGCGTCCCCGGGAGCTTCTATTCCCCCCACGGCTTCTGCTCGTCGCCGGCGCTCTACAAGGATCTCGTGATCTTCAACGGGGACCAGGACGCGGACGCCTGGATCGTGGCGCTCGAGAGAGCCACGGGGCGGGAGCGCTGGCGCGCGGACCGGCCCAACAAGACGCGTTCGTACGTGCCTCCGGTCGTGATCGAAGCGGCCGGGCGCGCGCAGCTCGTGCTGAGCGGGAGCAAGTGCGTGGCCTCCTACGATCCGGACACCGGCCGGCTGCTGTGGATTGTGGACGGTCCCACGGAACAGTACGTGGCCAGCCTCGTGTACGCGGACGGCGTTCTCTTCGTCACGGGGGGCTACCCGGACCGGTATCTCACGGGGATCCGGCCGGACGGGGAGGGGAACGTCACGCGGACCCATGTGTTGTGGCAGCACGAACGGGAGGGGGTGTCGTACGTCCCTTCGCCGGTGGCCTGGGAGTCCCGATTTTTCGTGGTTTCGGACGACGGTCTGGCCAGCGCGCTGGAGGCGAAGACGGGGCGGCGGCTTTGGAAGGAGCGCCTGGGGCCGCACCACAGCGCTTCGCCCGTGGCGGCGGGCGGGTATCTGTATTTCACGGACGATCGGGGGACGACGCACGTGCTCAAGGCCGGTCCGACCTTCGAGCGCGTGGCCCGCAACGAGCTGGGGGAGGAATGTTACGCCTCTCCGGCCCTTTCGCGGGGCCGGATTTATCTGCGAACCGCCCGGCATCTCTGGTGCCTTGGAGAGCGGTAGGCCGAGGGCGCTACGGTCCGCCCGCTCTCCGGCGGGCGGCCTCCTGAGCGCGGCGTTCGGCGGCGCGCTTTTCGTAGCGGCGCTTGGCCAGGGCGATCTGGACGAGGAAGGACAGCGCCGTCAGAAGTCCGACGAGAAGGGCCAGTTCGGGACCGCTCAGCGAGCGCATGCTGGTATAACGGTTTTCCGGCCCGGGAAGTTCAGCTGATGAGCGGAATGTCTCCGGCGCCCGGCCGGGGTTCGCCGTCCAGCTCTTCGACCTTGAGTTCCTCGAGCTCCACGACCTCTTCCAGGGCGGGGGCCTGTTCCTTGGGAGCGGAGGGCTTGGAAGGGGGCGGCGTCTTGGCGGGGGTCTTCTCGACCTTGGAGGGAGCGGCCCGTTCGGGGGCCGGCGTGGGGGGCGGCGTGGGGGCCAGGCGCCGGCGCGTCCCCGCGTCGGCCTTTTCGGCCTTGGAGACGGCGGAGCGCTCCAGGGCCGCGGGGGCGATCTGGATCTGGGCTTCCTGGAGGGCGCGCTGTTCCTCCATGGCGGCCACCAGGCACCCGTGGGCGATCGCCCGCAGCGGATCGCGGGCCAGGCGGATCTCGTTCACCTCGAGAGGGAAGTTGACCTTTTCGAATTCGTCCCGGAACACTTCGATGAAGCCTTTGATGAGCGAGGTGCCGCCCGCGCAGACGACGTCGATCGGGCGGGTGAACGTAGGCATGTTCTGGGCGGTCTCGAGCTTCTGCTTGATCGTTTCCAGGGTGTACTGGATGAGGTTGCGGTAATAGATGACGATGGCGTCCTGCACGCGGTCCTTGGGGTTGAGGAGGTCCACGCCGCTTTCCTTGACGGCGCAGACCATGGGGGCGGGCATGCCGATGGCTTGAGCGACGTTGTTGTCGATCCAGTCCCCGCCGCGGGACGTCGAGAAGGTGAGGGCCGGGACGCTCTTGTAGGCGATGCAGACGTTGAACATGCCGCCGCCGCAGGAGATGCCGATGCCGGTGTAGTCCTGCGCCGCCAGTTCGGAGAAGACGACGGAGTGGCCCTCCAGCATCGGTTTCGGGGTGTAGCCCAGCTTGCGCAGGACCGCCTCGAGCGCCCCCCGATGGTAGATGACGTTGCGCTCGACGTCGATCGGGTCGGCCGGGACGGAGAAGGCGCAGACTTCGCCCACCTGCTTGGGGTGGCCCAGGAGCTGGGCGATGATGAGGCTGACGATGAGCAGGGCTTCGGGCTCGATGGGCGAGATCATGCCGTCCTTCATGGGCCGGCGCGTGTTTTTCTCGAAGATGTTGGCCAGCTCGAAGGCCGGATCGCCGAGGACGTAGCCCTTGTCCCCCTGGACGATGTAGTCGATGCCCAGCTTCATCAGCATCTTCTTCGTGAAGGCGTCGGAGCGCACGTCCAGGAAGGCGTTGCGCTGGATGTTGTAGGCGACCTCGCCGGTGTCTCGGCGGCGGGCGGCGGCGCAGATGTTGACGGTGCCCACGTCGAGGCCCCGCCCCAGATCGAGGTCGAGCTTGTTGAAGCTGACGATGCGCCGCTCGCCGTCGTCGGCGACCTCGACGCGGCCCTCTCGGGAGGCGGGCTTCTCGACGGAGAAGTTCTTGATGATCTGCATGATGGGCCGCGTGGGGCCCTCCTTCTCGATCATCTCCTTGATCTCGAAGAAGAAGTCCCAGTAGCGGTTGGCCTCGGCGTCGGTGCGGGCCTTTTCGGCGGAGCGGATGATCTTGGTGAGCTCCTTGACCCAGGTGGCCGGGAGATTCTTCTCGACCGCCAGTTCCGCCAGCTGCTTCTGCCGGGCGGCGGAGTTGATCTTGGAGATCTCCAGGAGCTGGGCGTCTCCGAGGAGCCCCTTGGAACCGAGCTCGGCGACCTCGGGGTCCAGGCGCTGGAGGGCCAGGACCTTGTCCACCTGATACTTGGACAGGCCCTTGCGCTGGAGCCGGGAGTACAGCTGCTCCCCGAACGCCTTGGCCTCTTCGCCCATGGCTCTCGCTACGCGCCTCCTACCCGCGTGTCGCCGCCGTCCCGCGGCCCTCAGGCGGCCTGGCTGGCCATTTCCAGCTGGGCGGCCACGAGCGCGCCCTTGGCCGTGGCGTTGAACGGGTCCCTCGCCATCCGGATGTCCTTGACGGGGATCGGGAAGTCGAGCTCCTTGAAGACGGCCTTGACGAGCTCGATGAAGTTCCCCGCCATGGCCGTTCCGCCCGAGAAGACGATCGAAATCGGATCCGGGAAGCTCGGCATGTTCTCGGCGGCCCGGAACCGCTCGGCGATGTTGGTCAGGTTGTACTTGATGAGGTTCCGGTAGTAGATCGAGATCGCGTCCTCCTCGCGGTTCCTGGGCTTGAGGAGATCGACGCCCTTTTCCTTGAGAAGAGCCGCTTTGGCCGGCTTGATTCCGAGCGCGTTGGCCACGTTCAGGTCCACCCAGTCGCCCGAACGGGCCGTCGAGAAGTAAAGCGCCGGCATGGATTTATACGCCACGCAGATGTTGAACATGCCGCCGCCGCAGGAGATGCCGATCCCGGTGAAGTCCTCCTCCGCCAGCTCCGCGAAGACGACGGCGTGACCCTCGATGATGTGGCTGGGCTTGTATCCCAGCGACTTGAGCACCGCGTCGAAAAGGTCGCGGTGGTAGGCCACCGAAAGATCCGAATCGATCGGGTCGCCCGGCACGGAGTAATAGCAGACCTCGTTCGGAACGCGGGGCTGGCCGAGGATCGAGCCGATGAGAAGCTTCATGACCGGCAGGGCGTCCTGCTCCTTGGGGGAGATGAGGCCGTCCTTCATGGGCCGGCGCGTGTTGCGGTTGAGGACGTTCGCCAGCTCGAACGCCGGTTCGCCCAGGACGTACATCTTCTTGCCCTGAACGACATACGGCACGTTCAGCCGCGTGAGCATGTTCTTGGTATACGCGTCGATGGGCACGTCGATGAAAACGTTGCGCTTCGGGCGCAGCTCGACCTCGCCCTTCTCGTTCTCTTCCGCGGCCACCAAGTTTACGGTCCCGACGTCCAACCCCTTGCCGTACCGGATACCCACCGTGTGTCCCTCCTGAATGTGACCTCGGACGTGATTTTATCCCGGGCCGGACCCCCCAGCCACCCCCCCTGGGCTACTTCTTCTCCTCGTCCTTCTTCGCCTCCCCACCGCCCTGGCCGCTGCGCATGGCCTTGAGGCGCTCCAGGGCGTTGGAGATCTTTCCGCTCGTCTTGGCCTCGACCTGCATCTGCTTGAGGTTGCTTTCCAGCTCGCTGGCGACGAGGCTTTCGATCGTGGCCTGGCTGGGCCGGAATTCGAGGTCTCCCTCGAACCGGGCCGCCGCGCCCGCCCCGACCCCTCCTCCCGCCAGCGCCTTCAGGCGCAGATCCGTCAGCTTCTTGTTGACGCCGTCGATGGCCTTCGTGAAGAGCTCCGACAGCTTCATGAAGAGCTCCTCGTCGGACTTGCGCAGCTCCTCGACCATCTGGGCCTGTTTCTGGGCCGCCTCCGCCTTCATCTGTTCCAGGACCAGGCGCTCCTGGGCCATTTTGGCCTGATACTCCAGCTCCACCTGCTTGCGGACCCGCGCCTCGATCTCCTGCTCCATCGAGGCCATCTTCTTGCGCATGTCCTCGACCTCGGCGCGCATCATCGCCTTGCCGTCCTCGTAGCGCTGCTTGGCGGTGTCCTCGGCGAGCTTGCGCTGGAGCTGAATCTGCTTCTGGAGGTTTTCCACCTCCGCCGCCAGCCCCGCCTTGTCCTTCTCCATGAGCTCGGCCTTGTCCTTCATGGCCTGATGTTCCTTCATCAGGCGGTCGAGCTCCTGGCGCGAGGCGGCAATGAGCTTCTGGCGGTCGTCGGCGGAAAGCAGGTTGGTCTTCGTGGAGACGATCCGCTCCACCGCGTCCCCGATGAGCTTGTTGATCATCTGCTCGTCGAGGACCTTCACCCGATGGATCCCGCGCTTGGCGAGTTCCTGGAGGGTGCTCTTCGAGGAGCTCTGCTCGATCGCGCGCCGGACGTCGAACGGCTGTGGATCGGTCATCCGAGTCTCCGACGGCAAATTATATCCCACCCTTCAAAGCCCTGTCAACCGCGGTCCGGCCGGCCGCGGATCAGACCCGGAAGCGCTCGAGCTTGTAGACGGCCCGGGCCGGCACCTTCACCCGCATCCGGACGTGCCCGTCCACGAACGTGCGGTCCACCAGCACCGACCAGGTCGCCAGCTCCGCCAGGAGCCGCCCCTCCGTCAGCGGGATCGAAACCTCCATCTCCCGGAGCTGGCGCGTCAGCGCCTCCGCCACCCGCCGCGCCAGGAGATCCAGGCCCTCTCCCGTCCGCGCCGACAGCGCCAGCGATCCCGGGAACCGGTTCAGCAGGATCTCCCGCTCCACCGCGTCCCGGAAACGGTCGATCTTGTTGAACAGAAGAAGCGTCGGCTTGCCGCGGCAGCCCAGCTCCTCGAGCACGGATTCCACCGACCGGATCTGTTCCTCCGCCTGGGGGTGGCTGGCGTCCACGACGTGCAGAAGGAGGTCCGCCTGCGTCACCTCCTCGAGCGTCGCGTGGAAGCTCGCCACGAGGTCGTGCGGCAGGTTCCGGATGAACCCCACCGTGTCCGAGAGCAGCACCCGGATCCCCGGGCCGATCGTCCAGAGCCGCGTGCGCGTGTCCAGCGTCGAGAAGAGCCGGTCCTCCACGAGCACCCCCGCCCCCGTCAGCGCGTTCATCAGCGTGGATTTTCCGGCGTTCGTGTAGCCGACCAGAGACACCGTGGTGTTCTCGAGCGTCCGGGCGGAAACCTCGCGGCGCTTGCGCTCCTCAAGCTGCTTCATCTCGCGCCGCAGCGTCGTGATCCTCCGGCGCGCCAGGCGGCGGTCCACTTCGAGCTGCTTTTCGCCCGGGCCGCGCTGGCC comes from Planctomycetota bacterium and encodes:
- a CDS encoding cell division protein FtsA is translated as MGIRYGKGLDVGTVNLVAAEENEKGEVELRPKRNVFIDVPIDAYTKNMLTRLNVPYVVQGKKMYVLGEPAFELANVLNRNTRRPMKDGLISPKEQDALPVMKLLIGSILGQPRVPNEVCYYSVPGDPIDSDLSVAYHRDLFDAVLKSLGYKPSHIIEGHAVVFAELAEEDFTGIGISCGGGMFNICVAYKSMPALYFSTARSGDWVDLNVANALGIKPAKAALLKEKGVDLLKPRNREEDAISIYYRNLIKYNLTNIAERFRAAENMPSFPDPISIVFSGGTAMAGNFIELVKAVFKELDFPIPVKDIRMARDPFNATAKGALVAAQLEMASQAA
- a CDS encoding PQQ-binding-like beta-propeller repeat protein, translating into MRGAALAVLALAGIARAQDWPAWRGPKGDGTSAETGFPLRWSATEGVLWKVPVPGWGHSSPVLAGDRLFLTTYVESTDERKLLCLDARNGRLLWERTVLVAPKERKHRLNSYASSTPATDGRYIFTAFLDRTDFAVFCYDLEGNLVWKRVPGSFYSPHGFCSSPALYKDLVIFNGDQDADAWIVALERATGRERWRADRPNKTRSYVPPVVIEAAGRAQLVLSGSKCVASYDPDTGRLLWIVDGPTEQYVASLVYADGVLFVTGGYPDRYLTGIRPDGEGNVTRTHVLWQHEREGVSYVPSPVAWESRFFVVSDDGLASALEAKTGRRLWKERLGPHHSASPVAAGGYLYFTDDRGTTHVLKAGPTFERVARNELGEECYASPALSRGRIYLRTARHLWCLGER
- the hflX gene encoding GTPase HflX; this translates as MKPFEKTVYRERALLVGTVDPGTDVRAADPLEELTRLAETAGAIVVDRVLQKRERPDPRTYIGSGKVGELSRLAAQHRADCAIFDNELSPAQVQNLEKDVGCKVIDRTELILDIFATHARTHQAKLQVELAQLEYNLPRLSRLGAHLRGEQQAGGFGIGIGQRGPGEKQLEVDRRLARRRITTLRREMKQLEERKRREVSARTLENTTVSLVGYTNAGKSTLMNALTGAGVLVEDRLFSTLDTRTRLWTIGPGIRVLLSDTVGFIRNLPHDLVASFHATLEEVTQADLLLHVVDASHPQAEEQIRSVESVLEELGCRGKPTLLLFNKIDRFRDAVEREILLNRFPGSLALSARTGEGLDLLARRVAEALTRQLREMEVSIPLTEGRLLAELATWSVLVDRTFVDGHVRMRVKVPARAVYKLERFRV